The genomic region ttaaaggacTTATCagatattattatgtaaataaaattaatagtgtAAAATATTGCTTGTTGCTCTATTCATGTTATTGAGATATCAAATGCCACCAAGGAGTACGTCTTTAAAATGTTATGAACATATGGTACAAAATATTTGGAGCATCCAACATTTCATCTAATCATCAAGCATTTAAGTACAATGAAAGTCATATGCCAAACCAGCTTTCCTTTGAGATTTTATAGTAAATTCACAACGTGTATAATAAATGTAGTTAGCAGAATTGAAGCATTGGTGCGGTCacgataaaaagaaaatattccgaacatctacagggacatcattttatgtttactaacatttctaatattaacttggctatacctttagattaacgttgagaaccggaaacaccgtttgctacccacttccacgactggagttcgatgatactggcgtaaaatacaaacaaatcactttactaggtataggagggaagaaaagtagttcatccatttacgtaaactaggaaatatcgcgattttgagttggataattttcatcaggtttttgtttaatcaaaatacagtactatattaacaataagtgtttttactcaagaactgagctattcattagaacgtattcattgtgcagtgtatattatactgtctacagcacattagcgtacaatgtagagaatgaagttaaattgaaaaataatcataataatatggatatttaaacatatttttgaaaatggtggtcgtttatttcgatacaggcttcagttcttttgtgcatattattgcactgtagactattgtacctaattccaattaccagtttcgtccttcgtactagtagcctaactcgtgttgaaataattctgtacctaccctataaaagagtaccttacgtactgtaaattcaatcttcacttctgcccgatccgaaaacataaaattactcacacatgctatcttCTGTCCAAGTATTTTTGTCGCAggaagggggaaaatcacgtgacagttaattacttaacaaggcccttttattttagttattttaaacaattgtataatattacgtagacgtccaattcctaacagaaattaatgttttcagaaaagagctaagacaatccAGCcgctagactttacagaggggcagcagaagcgggtgggggaaaccgggatatgacgtaggcaaacggacaacagtacctgtgcgaaaatatgattcaatattgagagctctttcgtcactggaaaacgcgaacatatttctggaatgtactatattcactaactcagtactatttgctatgaccgtaaggcgactttggctgcatacgcggccttggttctgtgtggagaacggttggaagtttattagtagaGGGAATGGGAGTaaggtacattcaaaaactcaggttcaataaaaatttaagtaaaaataaaatgatgtccctgtacaagaaaacaaaagaactGGTTTCAGTTATCGCAAAAGAAACTATATGTCGATATCAAAATGTTAGACACAGATGAAGTGTCATAAAATGTTCATAGTGCATTAGCATTTCTCCCGATATTTACTACCCACAAACGCGTCATTGATTACGAAGCGAAAAATTTAGCAACACGAATACAGTAAAACCAACTATATCACAAGAGCGTTAGAAGTCCGAAGTCTAACGGGGAGAAATAATGGAATTGTGTTGCGGTTCCATGTACTACTGTATAGTACTTAACATGTTACGCCAGATCTTTTGCACATGCCACCATTTGAGCATCGCAACatacacaactgaatacacgttgaCTTGACATTTTTATTCGTGTATCCGCGTAGTGAATATGCAGAATgatttttgtttatggattttatgatggcaatgcattggctgctgttAAGAAATACAGACGACGTTTTTCCAATCGAAAGGTTCCATCTAGCTGTGTTTTCCCATGTTTatcggatgttatctgaaactggcaagctaccaaATGTATCATTGAGAtcggaaagagaaccggtactgttacctgatatgaatttacaattcatagaatccataagaagggcaaccttagtaatttgtcttgtataattattttattttcttactgagtttgtacGTAATTATGAAATAATGGTATTGGAACAGCACAAGATgcagtatttttaataattttcatatcaCAATGTCCTAAAACGTAGAAATCGTCTATAatgcctctctccatttaaaagttcgcccaACAATCATTTCTCAATcattacatttcggacataggtatagcgggttaaattgatataaattaactaaaactacattattcttaaataatatacattccTCTTGAGACACCTTGTACATTTTCGTATCTAGTGAATTCAGAGATATATTATGCTAATGTCACTATATTTTCAGGAAAATATCTGCGTTGttcattgtaatttattgtaaaattatcaaaaaaaaattcaattatttctttcttttttctctaacCTCTGAtagcaatttttaattttattaccagATTTGCATTTCCTTATAAAACACGTACGAATTAAACAGCATTCCCTGATAAAGTTTGAGAACTTCCAAAAATACTACCTATCTTAGCAAAGTAAAGCTTAGAAAAGCAACTCAACAACTCATACAGTTAAGACtagaaataacagttacatactTAGTgctttcaatattattattattattattattattattattattattattattattattattattattgttgttgttgttgttgttgttattattattattattattattattattattattattattattattattattattattattattattattacttccatTTGACTGAGttttacgtaattaattattttgtcatttaaaattttagcaaTCATCACAATTCTGTATTACCATTAACAGCCTATGATAATTATGcactcttaattattattataattttattaactctCTCAGTTGTTGTATGTATAAGCCTGTAACGTAGGTTTTCTTCTATTgtctataaaaattattctagATAGCATCTCACCAATTACTTCAAACAGTATTTTGGATGTCTCTCTCAAATTCTGCCACTTAGAAATCTTATCAGTAGATCCTGTTAATATCTTCATAGCTCTTGAATCATCCTTCCAGGTCTTTATAAACAAAGAGAAAACAACGTAAGTGTTTAATTTGACGAAAGcatgttataataattacaaatcaAGTACCGTAAGTAAAAACAAACCTTAACCATTCTTGCAGGACCTTTATCTCTCTTGGCAGTCGAATCGTAGCTCATCTTCTTCGTATCTTTATTATTTGGAAGCTCAATCTGATTTCTGTGACCTGACTTATTCGAAGTTGATATATTCGTAGTCGATGTTAAATCTTTGTCAATAAGCACATCTTGACAAAACGTTTGCATTTGAGAAGTAACATCTTCGTACTGATTTTCGTATGTATTATCTGTGTCTGCATAATTAAGTGCATCCGTGTCAAGAGGTGTGTGACTTTGAAAGTCAAAATGAAAGGGAGCTTCTGGCATATGTCGGAAAAATGGGAAGCCACGTGGCGAAGACCAAGATGTCGTGAAGTCATAGTCTGGAGATACATACTGTTTGTTGCTAAGAGTCCTGGTCGACATATTTTTCTCGGATTGCTCACAATAAACTCCAGGAGATTGGAACCTAAATAACAGACATCTTTATTATAAGTGGCAAGAACTTCAAAACCAAACTGTTCGtaagtttcataatttattttgaaatactgATAGTATGATAAAAATGAGAATTCATCTCAAAATTTAATGATACAAAAGATGAAATTGTGCAACTTACGTAACAGTTGAGACAGTAGGAGTTTCAATATTTAATCTACTATATCATTGCTAGTAtctgcgtgtttttttttttttttttttttttttttttttacattcttcaaatgtttaaaCTGTCGAAAGTTTAATCACAATAAAACTTATAACACAATATATCATAGAATAGTATTGTTCATTTTTTTGACGTAGAATACGTTTTTCCTCGCACCAAGTATGGGCAACAGTTCCGGGATCCttggtgaaacaaaaaaaaaccgcagagtttcaaataaatgcttaggcctactgtAACAAGAATTTCGAATTTCACACTACATGGCCCAAACAGCTAAAAAAGTATTCTGTGTACTTTAGATGCTAAGCATGGAAAAACACTACATACAAGTACAGCAAAACTATTACCTAGTAGACTTTCATAATAGAATAATATTAGCAGAATAATGCCAGGAAAGAAAAACATTGCATTTCCATAAGAGACACTGATATAAAATTCCAACTAGGCCAAAAGTGCTTTTGAAGATCATGGGGAAACTGTCAAAAGCTTACTACTAAGGCAAGCTTGCAAAGACTATATGAAAACCACATCTTAACATCCAGACAAATTTACGATTTTGGAAAAGAAAATATTCCTGGAATCGCCattggaattaaataaaatattcctgGAATCCACTTTGCATTTTGCACAGCAGAGGAATGTCAGGAAAAAGAATGGTTATTATTATCCCGGTTCAGTGTCTCAAAAACCATCCCAATGATTCATTAATTGCATTCTCTTATCCCCCATGTCAGAATTTTATGCTCTGACCAAGCCCTACTCTTCCAGCATTAACACAAGTACCTACAGTATAGAAACAGAATGCTTTCACAGAAGACTGGAGTCATTGAATCTGCTGGAAGACAACTACATCCTTCTGGTATATGTCTGCATAATTCAGCATACAGAATACAAACGTATTAAGTTACCAAATCTTCACGGCTGTTGTGTTGCTAGAAGACAAAAGACTCTTCTGCTGTATGTCAGGTACGTCCACAGAATCAACACACAATACGACAAGTAGCAAAAGACTATCTTCAATAGTGTAATAACAGTTGACGATTTGTGCTTGCCATAACATAAAAAAGTGGCAGAAAAAATAGAAACATCTTAATTGTTAGTTGAAAATAGAAGTCTgtgtagggttaccatgagaataaattctataggaggacatggagtctaaaataagaggacattgctgaaaaaaggaggactttttaaaaattggtaagaacaaaattaaagataaaaaaataatggctcactttagttagttttctcactagttgctggatcagtacaCATTTGTACTTTACTTATCAGTGGagtccactttgtgcacaagagcctgatcAGACAAACTTGTATCTTGTAACATgcacatttcagaataaaattgataaaatagcttagaatcatgaatattaacatttttagagtgtaagaattcaatgcatgtcagtaGGTCACCGTATTTTATGtcttttttatgtgctccagcttcaatcattgaaagcagttaaattctttcataggttttcactatttgtttagatattctatgcataatatcgcactttgttcaatattcatattaattctagttgaaatgcgaaatgccggacatttcaaattttttatttaatgcctgccagacaggataaaatgattaaaaaagaggacatgtcctccttttgccggatggATGGTAACCTTAAGTCTGTGTAGAACTCTGCGTAATAATATCCCAAAGTTTCCATAGAAACGTCTCTCTCATGTGCACATTCTGAGACAACAAAAATTTCAAgcgaaaaatgtatgtaaaaTGTACTGTCTTTATGTTTAAAACTGGAATATGCAATTTGTAAAAGAGTATCACTATCTCCACATGAGTTCTTTTAAGTAATAGGAAGTCCAGCTTTTTCTCAGTACCGGTAGGTTTCTTCAGATAATCATCTTCTAGAAGTGAAGACGAAAGTAGCAGAATTCAGAATTCGGATATTGAGTACTCCAGTAACAAAACTGATCACTgtatatttcactaattttacagaagaacatAAATACCGGTACTTGTCCATAGTTTACCTACAATGAAATGTCCTAAATATCGTATAATTTTCAACTTAAATCTATAGAAGTAGGTGAAATTTGTAACTGAAATGTGTAGATAATTAATTCTAGTCACATGCGAAAGCTGATTAGTTTTGAATGAGAATAATATGCACAAAGATTGTCACatattgaaatacaatttatttgatgtattttgatttttataatatGAAGTACAAGTTTcatgattatcattatttttaaacagTGATTATGAAAAATATGGATAGAGAGAGGCGAACCCGATGCTTAGCAGGAGAAGggattgaagaagaagaagaagaagaagaagaagaagaagaagaagaagaagaagatgaagatgaagaagaagattatgaaaaatacattttatttgaaaagtgagtaaataaatttaCGGTTACTTGaaaccaacttcaaaattaaaaatagcaaCAACATTACTAGGAGATGTCCCTCTTACTCCCTTCCTCATCATTGtggtcgtcattatcatcatcatagtcactactattatcatcaccattatcatccatTGAAGGACAATCTTGAAGTCTTCCATCTGAAGTGTCCTCGTAGAGGAGAGAATATGCATCTCCTGCTAGTTGTTGCCATAATGTTTTACCAGTAATCTTTTCACATTCTTAATTTTGTTGACATTGAGTTTGCATCCTAAAGAAGCTGGATTTGGCTTGATATCGACAGTGCTATcgacattattataattattaatatcaaatCTTTGTTCTCCTCTTAGCGTGATTTTCCTTtagatattttaatatgaaactttTTGCCTTTGCAAATTTAAAGTATATAAAAAGTTTTGTGGCTTCATTAAATATCTTATTAAAATTATCCAATggtatattacaatacaatttgcTTTGGTAATTTGCCTGTAAACTTCAAATTTACCCTATATCCCTTGTTGGTGATAAATTTTGATTGCATATAttgatattttaatgtaaatgatACATTTTGGAACCATAACTTCAGTATATATGAACAGTTTTGTAACTGAAACGAAATTTCGACACCGATTTAATGGGAGAATAATAAGTTACAGTATGTTTCCAATAATTTCACACGATGCGCACATACTTCTAATTAGGCAGACACCAGAACTAACTCATTTTCTCTAAAAATGTAGATGATCAGTTTTGATAATGGAGTATTCatatattattaccggtatttctGTTGCGAAAAATACGGtatatcatcattgtcatcgtacctatttatttaattcttagtACCTTAACACAAACAGacgatatattatgtaatatatcaCTTAAAATACTGTAGTTTCTAGAAGTGGAGGCCATTGGAATGATTTTAGTGGAGGGTAACAAGAGGGACTTCTTTTCTAAGGTTTCGGGTTCGAAATTcgcttgggcagattacctggttaGATTTTTTCTTCACTTATTCAATTTTAAAGCAAACATGAAATTATACCATGGAAGGTGATCAGACTCTTCTTACCAAATGCTAATTTGTTACCCCCAGTTCCATAGATACTAAATAACATCGACTTGATACAGCTCTATCAAAAAAGACTATTAAAAATAGAAGGTGAGAACCTGATTTCTTTACGTTTTATATAGACAAAATGTTAACACTAATACATTTACGGTTCAAAGAAAGTTGTACTGGTAcagaacttttttacagaaaataaatcaGAATTATACAGAGTATTTTGgtttcaatcatttatagttttctgtccaaaggcaggtcctaaactgcaaacccagaattctccgaTCTTCCCTCTTTTTCGCCTTCCATACACAatccatatactgtattttaatattgtctatcatcagaTATTTGCTTCTGCCCTAAACATTTTTCCTGTtcattattccttccagtgcatccttcagtaggtagtgtCTTCTTAGCCAGTtatccagtcaatttctttttcttttcctgatcagttttagcattattctttcttcacccactttttccatcAGAGGTTAATTTCGGTTTTAATGCTATAAATTTCAGGAACatgttttttgtaaattttgtgtataaaattcaaaataactaCAGTCATACTCGAACAGTTAAATAATTACTTCTGGATGTATACATATTTTAGTCGcagtgataaattttattattcaaaacaTCGCCCAAAATTGATTATTGCTAACGTTGTGAATACAGCCCTAAAACCGAATGTCATGTTCTTTTAACCCATTCACCACATACATGttcgtaatatatatttttctcagcatggctcagtaacttatggaacgaaaggaattaagcattttttaataacaacttctaactaacttcctttagaatacaaaattttaccaaattgccggtgttttaagaattgttcgTTTtggtaaaattatttaattctcagttgatttatttcatggtttcaaattttttcttctttctgcccaaaatgTTACGTTATCTTACTGTTTGtccttattttgctttctttctttaattcttgagatattgtatgttttccactgactgtagtttcatgactttttaaattacattgtacaacataatgtacacagtctagtatatacagtcacgaacctcaatatgtaataaatatgcatccatagatagttagtAACCACAAGGATCActactatctcctcattacagacaatgcgaaatagtacctgcatagtctattgttcctagcaacctcatcaactcaagcttcgtgactgtatatactagactgtgatatgtatgtgttcttgtatagtcTCTAAATATGAGTTATACTCATTGGGACAtactcaataaatgaaaaaaataatttttaatagtaCTCAATCGAATGGCGATGGAATTCAGTAGTGGCAAATAAAAACTGTTTCTTTGCCAAGAATGAGATCATTAATGTTATGGCATACTGTAAATCATTTTGCAATTTATTTCTGACATTCGTACCTTGTGGACGTTCCCATTGTACAGTCGTTTTTGTTCGGAATGTTGATATGTTTTCCACCTGAACTTCCAGATACTGGACGTTGATAAGGACCtaatgaatgaaaatatttaattatttttaatttttaaatatcacaTGCATACTTCTTTCAGGTTATACATGGTTAAATCAAGAAATTTTACATTTCCAATGCATggtgaattaatgaataattaattacctAATGACGGTAggctactaaataataat from Periplaneta americana isolate PAMFEO1 chromosome 15, P.americana_PAMFEO1_priV1, whole genome shotgun sequence harbors:
- the LOC138715099 gene encoding uncharacterized protein, with product MNKMFKMGNTKPRSMFNSPYQRPVSGSSGGKHINIPNKNDCTMGTSTRFQSPGVYCEQSEKNMSTRTLSNKQYVSPDYDFTTSWSSPRGFPFFRHMPEAPFHFDFQSHTPLDTDALNYADTDNTYENQYEDVTSQMQTFCQDVLIDKDLTSTTNISTSNKSGHRNQIELPNNKDTKKMSYDSTAKRDKGPARMVKTWKDDSRAMKILTGSTDKISKWQNLRETSKILFEVIATLVTVRPAGSLSSKMLLLRDQSTPVLECIFQEIDRPLPPLDKGKLVRCVGKIVAKNKMTAFSVRTASSSEKSGLQRLSFASQRAATAMGLAIAEP